A DNA window from Mycobacterium sp. IDR2000157661 contains the following coding sequences:
- a CDS encoding acyltransferase family protein, with protein sequence MMTLAPPRPAPPSHPGPPPRATKGPAARTSASYRHDLDGLRGVAIALVAVFHVWFGRVSGGVDVFLVLSGFFFGGRLLRTAMTPEASLWPVPELTRLVRRLLPALVVVLAVAGVLTILIQPQTRWETFADQSLASLGYFQNWELANTASDYLRAGEAVSPLQHIWSMSVQGQFYLSFLALIFLFALVFRRVLGKHMRVAFVVLLSALTVASFGYAIIAHNADQATAYYNSFARAWELLLGALVGALVPHLRWPMWLRTTASVLALAAILACGFLIDGVNEFPGPWALVPVGATILFILSAANRVADPHTGGRMPLPNRLLATAPFVSLGAMAYALYLWHWPLLIFWLSYTGHTRADFVEGAAVLLVSAVLAWLTTRYVENPLRYRASAAPTVTVPLRVRLRRPTLVLGSVVALLGVALTATSFTWREHIVVERANGEELSGLSTRDYPGAQALLTDARVPKLPMRPTVLEAKNDLPQTTEDGCISDFDNVDVINCTYGDPTATRTIALAGGSHAEHWITALDLLGRAHGFKVVTYLKMGCPLTTEERPLVMGDNRPYPKCRQWNQKVMPKLIADRPDYVFTTATRPWNIKPGDVMPGTYVGIWKTLSANNIPVLAMRDTPWLVRNGKPYFPADCLANGGNAISCGVKRSDVLSRRNPTLDYVARFPLLKPLDLSDAVCREDICRAVEGNVLLYHDAHHISTTYMRTMTNELGRQIAAATGWWAA encoded by the coding sequence ATGATGACCCTCGCCCCTCCCCGGCCGGCGCCCCCCTCGCACCCGGGCCCGCCGCCGCGCGCGACGAAAGGCCCGGCCGCGCGCACCTCGGCGTCCTACCGACACGACCTCGACGGTCTGCGCGGTGTCGCCATCGCGCTGGTCGCCGTGTTCCACGTCTGGTTCGGCCGGGTGTCCGGGGGTGTCGACGTCTTCCTGGTCCTGTCCGGCTTCTTCTTCGGCGGACGGCTGCTGCGGACCGCGATGACGCCCGAGGCGTCGCTGTGGCCGGTCCCGGAGCTCACCCGCCTGGTCCGCCGGCTGCTGCCCGCGCTAGTGGTCGTGCTGGCAGTCGCCGGGGTGTTGACCATCCTGATTCAGCCCCAGACGCGCTGGGAGACGTTCGCCGACCAGAGCCTGGCGAGCCTCGGCTATTTCCAGAACTGGGAGCTGGCCAACACCGCGTCGGACTATTTGCGTGCCGGTGAAGCGGTGAGCCCGCTGCAGCACATCTGGTCGATGTCGGTGCAGGGACAGTTCTACCTGTCGTTCCTGGCGCTGATATTCCTGTTCGCACTGGTGTTCCGCAGGGTGCTGGGCAAGCACATGCGCGTGGCGTTCGTCGTTCTGCTGAGCGCGCTGACCGTCGCGTCGTTCGGGTACGCGATCATCGCGCACAACGCCGACCAGGCCACCGCGTACTACAACAGCTTCGCGCGCGCCTGGGAACTGCTGCTCGGCGCGCTGGTCGGCGCCCTGGTGCCGCATCTGCGGTGGCCGATGTGGTTGCGCACTACGGCGTCGGTGCTCGCGCTGGCCGCAATCCTGGCGTGCGGCTTCCTGATCGACGGTGTCAACGAGTTCCCCGGCCCGTGGGCGCTGGTTCCGGTGGGCGCCACCATCCTGTTCATCCTCTCGGCGGCCAACCGGGTCGCCGACCCGCACACCGGTGGTCGGATGCCGCTGCCCAACCGACTGCTGGCGACGGCGCCGTTCGTGTCACTGGGCGCGATGGCCTACGCGCTGTACCTGTGGCACTGGCCGTTGCTGATCTTCTGGCTGTCCTACACCGGGCACACGCGCGCCGACTTCGTCGAGGGCGCCGCGGTGCTCCTGGTGTCGGCGGTGCTGGCCTGGCTCACCACCAGGTACGTGGAGAACCCGTTGCGCTACCGGGCGTCGGCCGCCCCAACGGTCACGGTCCCGCTGCGGGTCCGGCTGCGCCGCCCCACTTTGGTGCTCGGTTCGGTGGTCGCGCTGCTGGGTGTGGCGCTGACCGCCACATCGTTCACCTGGCGCGAACACATCGTCGTCGAACGCGCGAACGGCGAAGAGCTGTCGGGGCTCTCGACGCGCGACTACCCCGGCGCCCAGGCGCTGTTGACCGACGCGCGGGTGCCCAAGCTGCCGATGCGCCCGACCGTGCTGGAGGCCAAGAACGACCTGCCGCAGACCACCGAGGACGGCTGCATCAGCGACTTCGACAACGTCGACGTCATCAACTGCACCTACGGGGATCCAACTGCCACGCGCACCATCGCGCTGGCCGGCGGTTCGCACGCCGAGCACTGGATCACCGCACTGGACCTTCTGGGCCGTGCGCACGGCTTCAAGGTCGTCACCTACCTGAAGATGGGTTGCCCGCTGACCACCGAGGAACGGCCGCTGGTGATGGGCGACAACCGGCCTTACCCGAAGTGCCGCCAGTGGAACCAGAAGGTGATGCCCAAACTCATCGCCGACCGGCCGGACTACGTGTTCACCACCGCGACGCGGCCGTGGAACATCAAGCCCGGCGACGTCATGCCGGGCACCTACGTCGGCATCTGGAAGACCCTGTCCGCCAACAATATTCCCGTGTTGGCGATGCGGGACACCCCCTGGCTGGTGCGCAACGGCAAACCGTACTTCCCCGCCGACTGCCTGGCCAACGGCGGCAACGCGATCTCCTGCGGGGTGAAGCGGAGCGACGTGCTGTCGCGGCGCAACCCCACCCTCGACTACGTCGCGCGGTTCCCGCTGCTGAAACCCCTCGACCTGAGCGACGCGGTGTGCCGTGAGGACATCTGCCGGGCAGTGGAGGGAAATGTGTTGCTGTATCACGATGCTCATCACATCTCGACGACCTACATGCGCACGATGACGAACGAACTCGGCCGTCAGATCGCCGCGGCCACCGGCTGGTGGGCCGCCTGA
- a CDS encoding adenosylmethionine--8-amino-7-oxononanoate transaminase, translating to MPALTPAEISAIDAAHVWHPYSTIGAEAQPPMVALAAHGAWLTLHHEGNEIQALDAMASWWTAIHGHGHPVLDAAITRQLGTMNHVMFGGLTHEPAARLAQLLVEITPEGLETVFFSDSGSVSIEVAVKMALQYWRSLGRGHKHRLMTWRGGYHGDTFTPMSVCDPDGGMHELWTGENSVLAAQVFAPQVPAGYDPAYMAGFEEQLASHAGELAAVIVEPVVQGAGGMRFHDPRYLTDLRAVCSRHEVLLIFDEIATGFGRTGELFAADHAAVVPDIMCVGKALTGGYLTLAATLCTREIASTISSHEPGALMHGPTFMANALACAVGVASVETLLEGDWRSRVRRIGTGLSEGLAPAAELAGVADVRVLGAIGVIEMKEPVDLRVATPSAVRRGVWLRPFRNLVYAMPPYICTPDEIAQITSAMVAVARALT from the coding sequence GTGCCAGCCTTGACGCCTGCCGAGATCAGCGCGATCGATGCCGCCCACGTCTGGCATCCCTACAGCACGATCGGCGCCGAGGCGCAACCGCCGATGGTGGCGCTGGCCGCGCACGGAGCGTGGCTCACGCTGCACCACGAGGGCAACGAGATTCAGGCACTCGATGCGATGGCGTCGTGGTGGACCGCCATCCACGGTCACGGCCACCCGGTACTGGACGCGGCGATCACCCGACAGCTGGGCACCATGAACCACGTCATGTTCGGCGGGCTGACGCATGAACCCGCGGCGCGGCTCGCGCAACTGCTTGTCGAGATCACCCCCGAGGGCCTGGAGACCGTGTTCTTCAGCGATTCGGGCTCGGTGTCGATCGAGGTCGCCGTGAAGATGGCGCTGCAGTACTGGCGCAGCCTTGGCCGCGGGCACAAGCACCGGTTGATGACGTGGCGCGGTGGCTACCATGGCGACACGTTCACACCGATGAGCGTGTGCGACCCCGACGGCGGCATGCACGAGCTGTGGACCGGTGAGAATTCGGTGCTCGCGGCTCAGGTGTTCGCGCCGCAGGTGCCCGCCGGCTACGACCCGGCCTACATGGCGGGGTTCGAGGAGCAGCTGGCGTCGCATGCCGGCGAGTTGGCCGCGGTGATCGTCGAACCCGTCGTGCAGGGCGCGGGCGGCATGCGGTTTCACGACCCGCGCTACCTGACCGATCTGCGCGCGGTGTGCAGCCGCCACGAGGTGCTGCTGATCTTCGACGAGATCGCCACCGGATTCGGCCGCACCGGCGAGCTGTTCGCCGCCGACCATGCGGCGGTGGTCCCCGACATCATGTGCGTGGGCAAGGCGCTGACCGGCGGTTACCTCACGCTGGCCGCGACGCTGTGCACCCGCGAGATCGCCAGCACGATCAGCTCCCACGAGCCCGGGGCGCTCATGCACGGCCCGACGTTCATGGCCAACGCGCTGGCGTGCGCAGTCGGCGTGGCCTCGGTGGAGACGCTGCTCGAGGGCGACTGGCGATCGAGGGTTCGACGGATCGGGACGGGCCTGTCGGAGGGGCTGGCGCCGGCGGCCGAGCTGGCCGGGGTGGCCGACGTGCGGGTGCTCGGCGCGATCGGCGTGATCGAGATGAAGGAGCCGGTGGACCTGCGTGTCGCGACCCCGTCGGCGGTGCGGCGCGGCGTCTGGCTGCGGCCGTTCCGCAACCTCGTCTACGCGATGCCGCCCTACATCTGCACACCGGACGAGATCGCCCAGATCACCTCGGCGATGGTTGCGGTTGCGCGTGCCTTAACCTGA
- a CDS encoding 8-amino-7-oxononanoate synthase encodes MTRTDLSPLAWLGDVERQRRAAGLRRSLRARPPVGADLDLASNDYLGLSQHPAVIEGGVAALRTWGAGSTGSRLVTGNTELHEAFEGALADFVGAEAGLLFSSGYTANLGAVVSLSGAGSLLVSDALTHASLVDACRLSRGRVVVTRHRDIAAVADALADRDEERAVVLTDSVFSADGDLAALRALHDVCRRHGALLVVDEAHGLGVRGAGGRGLLHEVGLAGAPDIVMTATLSKALGSQGGVVLGPAAVRAHLIDAARPFIFDTGLAPAAVGAAQAALNVLIAEPWRAQAVLDHAAELAAICSVPERPDSAVVSVVLGEPEVALSAAVACLDRGVRVGCFRPPTVPAGTSRLRLTARASLTDDEMRLARQVLTDVLATARR; translated from the coding sequence GTGACGCGAACCGACCTGTCGCCACTGGCCTGGCTCGGCGACGTCGAGCGGCAGCGGCGTGCCGCGGGCCTGCGCCGGTCGCTGCGGGCCCGCCCTCCCGTCGGAGCCGACCTCGACCTCGCGTCCAACGACTACCTCGGCCTGTCACAGCACCCAGCGGTGATCGAGGGTGGCGTCGCGGCGCTACGCACGTGGGGCGCAGGCTCCACCGGCTCGCGGCTGGTCACCGGCAACACCGAGCTGCACGAAGCGTTCGAAGGCGCGCTGGCGGACTTCGTCGGCGCCGAAGCCGGCCTCCTCTTCTCCTCCGGCTACACCGCGAACCTCGGCGCCGTCGTCTCGCTGTCGGGCGCCGGCTCGCTGCTGGTGTCCGATGCGCTGACACACGCCTCGCTGGTCGACGCCTGCCGCCTGTCGCGCGGCCGTGTGGTGGTGACCCGGCACCGGGACATTGCGGCCGTGGCCGACGCGCTCGCCGACCGCGACGAGGAGCGCGCCGTCGTGCTGACCGACTCGGTGTTCTCCGCCGACGGCGACCTGGCTGCACTGCGCGCGCTGCACGACGTGTGCCGACGGCACGGCGCGTTGCTGGTGGTCGACGAAGCGCACGGGCTGGGCGTGCGCGGCGCAGGCGGACGCGGTCTGCTGCACGAGGTCGGCCTCGCCGGCGCGCCCGACATCGTGATGACCGCGACGTTGTCCAAGGCACTGGGCAGTCAGGGCGGTGTGGTGCTGGGTCCGGCGGCGGTGCGCGCCCACTTGATCGACGCCGCGCGACCATTCATCTTCGATACCGGACTGGCGCCCGCGGCGGTCGGTGCGGCCCAGGCGGCGCTCAATGTGCTGATCGCCGAACCGTGGCGCGCGCAAGCGGTGCTGGACCACGCGGCCGAGCTGGCCGCCATCTGCTCGGTGCCCGAGCGGCCGGATTCGGCGGTGGTGTCGGTGGTCCTTGGCGAACCGGAGGTGGCGCTGAGTGCGGCGGTGGCGTGTCTGGACCGCGGCGTACGCGTCGGATGCTTCCGCCCGCCGACCGTGCCCGCGGGCACCTCGCGGCTGCGACTGACCGCGCGAGCGTCGCTCACCGACGACGAGATGCGGCTGGCGCGCCAGGTTCTCACCGACGTGCTGGCCACCGCCCGCCGGTGA